The Mycolicibacterium insubricum DNA segment TTGGCGCTGCTTTTGACCCGGCCCCGGTTGCGCATCGGCCCGGCCGGGGTGGCGGTGCGAAACACCCTGGGCGAGAAGGTCATCCCGTGGTCGCAGGTGCGCGGCATCAGCTTCCCGGTCGGTGCCCGCTGGGCCCGGGTCGACCTCGACGACGACGAGTACGTCCCGGTGCTGGCCATCCAGACCCACGACAAGGAACGCGCCGTCGCCGCCATGGACGAAGTCCGCCGGCTGGTCGCCAAGTACCAGGGCT contains these protein-coding regions:
- a CDS encoding PH domain-containing protein, translated to MSATDTSSWDATFRARVTPIVAVIVAVLLLAVHVGIAALLTIKNTGVYFRFSDQVSFVVLGMVFAGLALLLTRPRLRIGPAGVAVRNTLGEKVIPWSQVRGISFPVGARWARVDLDDDEYVPVLAIQTHDKERAVAAMDEVRRLVAKYQG